In Fusarium falciforme chromosome 9, complete sequence, the sequence AGTTTCAGCCACGCCTTTGACACGAATCCTGCCACCGAGGAGGGCTCCCTGAATTCTGGGCAGCAAGACTTGCAACGTCGACAAGATGAGCTTGAGCCCAGCTCCATCGTCGACACCACCGAGCCCGAAAAGATTAGACCGCTGGCAGAGCCCTCTATTCTTGCTAGTCCCACTGAAGCCGGGACACCCGCATCGTTTGGTCCATTGAGCGATCAATCAATACCGCTGGTAGAGCAGCCCCGACACATACAGTTACGCCGAATTTTCTCAAAAGCTGCCAACATATTGAGGGAATCTATCGAGGTTGAGGGTGTACTTTTCTTGGACGCGAGCGTTGCATCTTTTGCTGGCCTCGTTGGCCGTAGAAGCCTACCACGCAACTCGAGTGCCAAAAGGCggccatcctcctcatcctcctcctcaaactACAGCGAGTTCAATGCAAACTCCGTATCCTCGAGCAATTCGGATACAGCGCCAGCTACCTGTAGTGTCCTGGGGTTTTCGACTTCTATATCGTCCAGCATCGATGGCCAAGATCCAACAGCTCGCAATCAATCACTCCCTGAACGACATTTGCAACGATTGCTTCGCCGTTACCCAAAGGGAAAGATTTTCAACTTTGATCATCATGGGGTGTTGGCTTCGAGTAGCCgttctggagaagaagccacGCCTGTTTCTGGTCAAGGTTCAACTGGGCACGAGAATGACCCGAGTGATCACGCAAAGCTCCCACGACGGCGTGAAGAGGTATTTTCACGCAAGAATGAGGGTAAAGTCATTGCAGATCTCTTCCCAGGAGCCCGCAGCGTCGCTTTCGTGCCCCTCTGGGATTCAAACAAGCAGCGTTGGTGTTCGGGCTGCTTTGCCTACACCATGACGCCCACACGCATCTTTACTGTTCAGGGTGAGCTCAGCTATCTATCGGCATTTGGCACAGTCATCATGGCCGACGTGGCAATGATGGACAGCTCGATTGTCACCTCGGCATCCACCAGTCTTCTCAGCTCACTCTCCCATGAGTTGCGATCACCGCTCCACGGAATCGTCCTGTGTGCAGAGCTCCTCCGCGACACTTCGTTGGATGTGTTCCAAGGCGATGTGCTTAGGTCTGTTGAAGTTTGTGGCCGCACCTTACTTGACACGATCAATCATTTGCTTGATTGGTCAAAGATCAACAACTTTATCCAGAGTCCAAGAGAGCCACCAACACATCTGACCCGGCCTCCGAGACGGGGCGTGCAATCTCCTCCCCAGAGGAATTCGATGTCGGATGGAATGATGTACATTGCTTCGGATCTGGATGTGGACATGTTGGTGGAAGAAATCGTCGAATGTGTCCACGCCGGACACACCTACCAAGAGCAATCCCTGTTTCGTTTCCGTAATCAAGAGTCACCGGAAAGCACTGATGCCCATCCGCATACTAGACTCGATGGCATAGATGCTGCAGAGAACTCGGGTGCGTTTGGGAGTACAAACAACAGATCGCAGCTGAGCTCTGAAAGAGTCGTGGTGATTCTGGACATTGACCCTACAGTGGAATGGACGTTCCGATCTCAACCGGGTGCGCTTCGAAGGATCATAATGAATCTCTGCGGAAATTCGCTCAAGTACACGAATCGTGGCTTCGTCAAGGTAGCGGCCTACCAAGAACCGCCTACTCAGCGCGGGTCGAGAGACCGAGTTGTTCACATCGACATTATCGACACTGGACCTGGAATTGGGCCGGATTATCTCAACCATAGTCTGTTTAAGCCCTTCACACAAGAGGACACGCACTCTGCGGGAGCCGGTCTTGGTCTTAGCCTTGTGAGGAAGTTTGTCAGAGCACTTGGTGGCTCGATTCATATCCAGAGTCTGGTGGGTAAGGGGACGAGAGCGACTGTGAAGCTTCCACTTCAAGTTTCTAGTCTCGAGGCGACTGAGACAGTAACCGAACGGGACGAGTTCAAGGCACAAGTGATTGAGCTGTCTCGTCTGCGCGTAGCGGTATTGGGATTCTCGCCTTCCCACAGTGGTTTGGACCCTGCTCAGTGGAATTTAAAGGAGTTTGACGAACAGAGGTCTCTGGAGAAGATATGCCAAGACTGGTTGCGCATGCAGGTTGTTGCCATGGATGAGAGGTCAGAGTTTCTGCCAGATCTTATCCTTTGTGACGAGAACCATGTTGGACTCCTCACGAAACAACCGCGCAACGAATCCTCGTCTCCCGTCATTGTCGTATGCCACAGTGTGGCAGAAGCTCGCAAGAAGGAAAGATCGCACAAGTCATTGCAAAAACTCAACGGGGGTTTGTTCAGCTTCATCTCTCGCCCGTAAGTTAGCCCCCCACACCTTAATTCGATGATTGGTAGTTACTGATAGTCTATGATGCTCAGTATTGGGCCTAGAAAGCTGGCCAAGGCCCTGGTGCTTAGTTTCAGGCGTTGGGTGAAGTTGCAGGCATCGGCTGCTGAGCTTtcgagcatctcgacgaTACTTGACCGGCTCCCTCCGCCACCAGAAGTCGATGAGACTCCCTACGAACCCAGTGACCAGAGCAGCGATGCCAAACGACGGCGTCTCGAAGTTACGGAATCCAATGACGAAGCCAGTACCCCTAAACCGCCGGCTCAAGAGAAACCCCAGGATACTCGCGAGCCCCGATTCCTTCTTGTGGAAGACAATGCCATCAATATGAGGATCCTCCAAGCATTCATGAAGAAGCTTGGCCATGTTTACGACGCAGCAACAGATGGGAGACAAGCCGTTGATTCCTACCGAGACGGAGGTGGACGCTATCGATGTATTCTGATGGACATATCCATGCCGGTGATGGATGGGTTCGAGGCGACTCGCCTGATTCGGGGGTTCGAAAAAGAGAAGCACCTTCCACGGTGCCACATATTTGCCATATCTGGGTTGGCTTCGaaagaagcgcaagaagatGCGTTTGCGACGGGGTTGGACCTGTTCCTCTCAAAACCGGTGCAACTCAAGGAGCTGAGCCGGATCCTGAAGAGCCATGGCATTGTCTAACGAACATGTTaacaaagcaaagcaacaACATATCCTGTAAACAATACACCTAAATTAACTATATTGTAGATACACAACACAACCACATCAAGGCCGAGTCGCGTATTAGCCGGCTGCCATGAACTTCTCCGTATCTGGCTGAGTGAAAGTGATCTGCATGCGCGAAAGAGTCCATGAAGGGAACGCAGAAGATTTGATCAAGATGGATAAAAAATGAAAATATAGGAGCATCTGCGCTATTCCGATGAGTTGGAAGTACTGCATGAGCTGCAATAGTCTGCCTCTAGCTGTTACACGTACGGTGTTATGGTCAGCTGCAGTGGCCAACACCTGCGAGTGGGTGGGTCTTCACCACCCAACCTCCCTTCCGTCAATATCAACACTGTTCTTGTCATAATTGAGACCGACAAGATGCATTTCGTGAGCCTCTTCTGCGCATGGCTCATGGCGCTTTCAGCAATGGTGACTGCTGATTCTAGCAAAGAGCCTTTCCGCTGCATCATGTACCTGACTGGGTGAGTTCTGTTGCGTTACGAGAGGTGGAAGGATACCATGAAGTTGAGGTTGGACAATACACTGACTGTATCCCAGCCAGCACAATGTTGTTCCCCGAAAAGAAGACACCAGAGATGTATCCCACGTCATTCTTGCCTTTATGCGATCCGAAGTCTTCAATGTCGACGAGACTCCCGATGAATTTCCTCTGTTCACCACGGTCAACGAGGTCCGTTCTAGCTTCCCACGCGACACCAAAGTCATGGTGGCGATTGGAGGATGGGGCGATACCCAAGGTTTCGAGGAAGGTGCAAAAAGCGAAGCGTCGAGGAAGCGATGGGCTCGTCAGGTTGCTGCCATGGTTGATGCGACCGGGGCAGACGGCGTCGACATTGACTGGGAGTACCCAGGGTATGCCCTCTCTATTGACACGGACCGAAGACTTACTGACGTGAAAACTAGAGGAAACCGTGACGACTACAAGCTGGTACCGAACTCGAAGCGCGAATGGGAGATTGAGGCCTTTGTCTCGCTCCTCCAGCATCTTCGCGCTGCCCTTGGGCCGGACAAGCTTTTGTCTGCGGCGGTGCCTGGCAAAGAAGTCGACTTGATGGCATTCACATCCGATACGGTCCCTAGAATCATGAAAGAGGTCGATTTTCTCAGCGTCATGACGTACGATCTGATGAACCGTCGCGACAACATCACCAGGCACCACAGCGGCGTTGCAGACTCACGAGACGCCGTCCAGCGCTATATTG encodes:
- a CDS encoding Chitinase, which encodes MHFVSLFCAWLMALSAMVTADSSKEPFRCIMYLTGQHNVVPRKEDTRDVSHVILAFMRSEVFNVDETPDEFPLFTTVNEVRSSFPRDTKVMVAIGGWGDTQGFEEGAKSEASRKRWARQVAAMVDATGADGVDIDWEYPGGNRDDYKLVPNSKREWEIEAFVSLLQHLRAALGPDKLLSAAVPGKEVDLMAFTSDTVPRIMKEVDFLSVMTYDLMNRRDNITRHHSGVADSRDAVQRYIDRGASPKRLNLGFGYYVKWFMTEQCDASNPIGCPTQLLEDPKSGADLGKTGAFSWHDEIPGDVAESFARARDGGSYDDDGSYYYWDPRELRWWSFDTEQSIQRKTDDIVPQVSVGGVFAWGLGEDAPKFEHFKTTTEAVRKIRAADGAKDEL